One part of the Musa acuminata AAA Group cultivar baxijiao chromosome BXJ1-5, Cavendish_Baxijiao_AAA, whole genome shotgun sequence genome encodes these proteins:
- the LOC135674973 gene encoding uncharacterized protein LOC135674973, with the protein MATGWLKSLHCKSKAVEDVYPLAPSASSSSSTKKPLLSSVVCGNTYHAVENVVFLLLKHPSFRSTTSSVPKRPRQRTRPKSRHIPRPARPCASPASASMSDGLVGPVHADPFRTLVELPMGHSSRRVVEIIFSSTWSSSEGGGGGAVAAEIEMLFRVHNPARTVARFEEHRATVRARAARSNDARSAADGNEMMRFQCGGAGGLVYDAGVARSVVWSAGMKVEGVRTFAGSGGAHASGGGGAGRKSMLVCRVIAGRVRSESDHEAEAESVSLGNGELVVFDPGAVLPCFLIIYNL; encoded by the coding sequence ATGGCGACGGGGTGGCTGAAGTCCCTGCACTGCAAGTCTAAAGCGGTGGAAGACGTGTACCCACTGGCGCCGTCAGCATCATCTTCTTCGTCTACTAAGAAGCCGCTGCTCTCTTCCGTCGTCTGCGGTAATACCTATCACGCCGTGGAGAACGTCGTCTTCCTTTTACTTAAACACCCGTCCTTCCGATCCACCACCTCCTCCGTCCCCAAGAGGCCCCGGCAAAGAACGAGGCCAAAGTCCAGGCACATACCAAGGCCAGCACGCCCGTGCGCTTCGCCGGCGTCGGCGTCGATGTCGGATGGGCTCGTAGGACCCGTCCATGCGGATCCCTTCCGGACTCTGGTGGAGCTGCCGATGGGCCACTCCTCGCGGCGGGTGGTGGAGATCATCTTCAGCTCGACCTGGTCCTCCTCCgagggaggcggaggcggcgccgTCGCAGCGGAGATCGAGATGCTGTTCCGGGTCCACAACCCGGCCCGGACAGTGGCGCGGTTCGAGGAGCACCGGGCGACGGTCCGCGCCCGGGCCGCCCGCTCCAACGACGCGCGCAGCGCTGCCGACGGGAACGAGATGATGCGGTTCCAGTGCGGGGGTGCCGGGGGCTTGGTCTACGACGCCGGGGTGGCGCGCAGCGTAGTGTGGTCGGCGGGGATGAAGGTGGAGGGGGTCCGGACCTTCGCGGGCAGCGGCGGCGCTCACGCGAGCGGAGGCGGCGGGGCCGGGCGGAAGTCGATGCTGGTGTGCCGCGTCATCGCGGGCCGGGTCAGGAGCGAGTCGGACCACGAGGCGGAGGCCGAGTCGGTGAGCTTGGGGAACGGGGAGCTCGTGGTATTCGATCCCGGGGCGGTGCTCCCCTGCTTCCTAATCATCTACAACCTATAA